TGCGATCAGAAAGACGGAAAGTGCAAGTGTCCAAAATTACAATCCGTGGATACAAATGGGGCGGACGTGAATCATCAAGGGCAATGTGACTCAGATCTTAAGTGTTACACCATGCGTAGTTGTCAGAGAGGTCCAGGATATTGCGATCAGAAAGACGGAAAGTGTAAGTGTCCTAAATTACAAGTTGTGGATACAAATGGAGCGGGCGTGAATCATCAAGGGCAATGTGACTCAGACCTTGAATGTTATACCATGCGTAGTTGTCAGAGAGGTCCAGGATATTGCGATCAGAAAGACGGAAAGTGTAAGTGTCCTAAATAGAGAAACAAATAAACATGACAAGAACACATATGAGTCTTATGTACCCGACTTAAACATGGGCAATTTGTATCAAACTGCCCAAGTATAAAATATGTatcccaaaaataaataaatatattattaaaagactATTCATGACTGTTATCTTTCGAATCATTTTTATAGTATTTACTTTTATTGCAATTCTTGTTATACCAATACATTCCCTGGACATAATGGTCACACACGATTTTACTTTAACACTAAAGTATTGTGTTTTGTGACTTGggtatctattctattaaaaaagaatcactctgaaaaaatctacttatacaagGTTGTTTGGACTATTTCCTAAGAGTTAATAATTTCATGGTCCTAATTAAATTTCTCctaacaatatattttcataaatttctctGATTTTCTTTAGATATTATAAGTGTGTCACTCctatatttatggtaactacTATATTACCTTCTATAAATCTCACCCCTTGATTATAAATTTCTCCATTTAGTTATTGATATCC
The window above is part of the Brassica napus cultivar Da-Ae chromosome C8, Da-Ae, whole genome shotgun sequence genome. Proteins encoded here:
- the LOC125591304 gene encoding helofensin-3-like isoform X1 — translated: MKQVSSKLVLMISLIVSVFHLANGADVNHQGQCDSDLECYTMRSCQRGPGYCDQKDGKCKCPKLQSVDTNGADVNHQGQCDSDLKCYTMRSCQRGPGYCDQKDGKCKCPKLQVVDTNGAGVNHQGQCDSDLECYTMRSCQRGPGYCDQKDGKCKCPK
- the LOC125591304 gene encoding helofensin-3-like isoform X3; translation: MKKVFPNIVLLSFLLGVAFHLANGADVNHQGQCDSDLECYTMRSCQRGPGYCDQKDGKCKCPKLQSVDTNGADVNHQGQCDSDLKCYTMRSCQRGPGYCDQKDGKCKCPKLQVVDTNGAGVNHQGQCDSDLECYTMRSCQRGPGYCDQKDGKCKCPK
- the LOC125591304 gene encoding helofensin-3-like isoform X2 translates to MKKMFLSFVLLSFLIGVTFHLANGADVNHQGQCDSDLECYTMRSCQRGPGYCDQKDGKCKCPKLQSVDTNGADVNHQGQCDSDLKCYTMRSCQRGPGYCDQKDGKCKCPKLQVVDTNGAGVNHQGQCDSDLECYTMRSCQRGPGYCDQKDGKCKCPK